The DNA region TCACCGCGCAGCCCAGCCAGAGCACGGTGTCCCCGGCGTACTGCCAGACGGCACCGCCGACGATCGGCGCGATGAACGCGGCGGCCGACCAGGACAACGAGAAGACGCCCTGGTAGCGACCCCGGACCTGCGGTGGGGTCAGCTCGGCGATCAACGTGGCGTTCGACGGCGAGTTGAGCATCTCGCCGACGGTCCAGATCAGCACGGTGACCGCGTAGAACCAGGCGACGTCGGCGGCGGCGGTCAGCCCGAACCCCAGCCCGACGATCACCGCCGCCAGCGCCAGCACGTGCGACCGGCTCCGGCCCGCGATGAACCGGGGCACGAACAGCTGCCCGGCGACGATGAGCACCCCGTTGAGGGCGATCACCGCGCCGAAGGTGGCCGGAGAGAGCCCGTCGGCCGCCATCGAGATCGGCAACATCGCGCCGTGCTGCATGAACACCACCGCCAGCAGCACGTTGAGCCCGACGAAGCCGAGGAAGACCCGGTCGGCGAAGACCGTACGCAGTCCGGCCGGTCGGGTCGCGAGGCCGGCCGTGCCAGCGGCCGGCCCGGCTGCCTCCGGTCGGGTCTCACCGACGGCGACGAACACGATCGCGGCGGTGGCCAGTGTGGTCGCCGCGTTCACCGCGAACAGCAGGAAGTAGTCGACCTGCGCGGCCAGCCCGGCCAGGACGGCGGCGAAGGCGTACCCCAGGTTGACCGCCCAGTAGTTGAGCGAGAACGCACGCAGCCGGTCCGCGGCCGGCACCACGTCGATCATCATCGCCCCGTACGCCGGGCGGGCGCCCTCGTTGCACATGCCGAGCAGGGCCGCGCCGAGCAGCAGCAGCCACCACCGTTGCGCCAGGCCGAGCGCGAGCAGCATGGTGGCGGTGCCGAGGTGGGCGGTGAGCAGTGTCGGGCGGCGGCCCCAACGGTCGGCGAACGTGCCACCGAGCAGTGTGCCGACCGCGCCACCGGCACCCCAGGCGCCGAGCACCAGACCGGCCTGCGCCTCGGACAGGCCGCGTTCGGCGGTCAGGTAGATCGCCAGGAAGATGACCACGAACGAGCCGAGCCGGTTGATCAGGCTGCCGGTCCACAGGTACCAGAAGGTCCGGGGCAGTCCGCCGGCGGTCCGCTGTAGCCACCCCTGCGCGCCCCGCACCACCGCACCCCCGTGCACGTAATGACCACCACCCGGTACTGCCCTTACACGCTAGTGGTCGGCGGGTCGCCGTGGCAGCCGAATTACCACGTGGCGGTCGTCACCCCGACCGGTCCAGGCCCGCACCCGGTGCACCGGCGAGCGGCGGGTCCGGCAGGATGGAGCGCATGACTGTGGGGACACTGGTGCTGCTCCGGCACGGAGAGAGCGAGTGGAACGCGAAGAACCTCTTCACCGGTTGGGTCGACGTGGACCTGACCGCCAAGGGCGAAGCCGAGGCACGGCGCGGCGGTGAGCTGCTGGCCCAGCACAACCTGCTGCCCGACATCGTGCACACCAGCGTGCTGCGGCGGGCCATCCGCACCAGTGAGCTGGCGCTGCACACCGCCGACCGCGGCTGGATCCCGGTCCGCCGGTCCTGGCGGCTCAACGAGCGGCACTACGGCGCGCTGCAGGGCAAGAACAAGAAGCAGACCCTTGAGGAGTACGGCGAGGAGCAGTTCATGCTCTGGCGCCGCTCGTACGACACCCCCCCGCCGCCGATCGCCGACGACGACGACTGGTCGCAGGTGGGTGAGGCCCGCTACCGGGAGCTGCCGCCCGAGCTGATGCCGCGCACCGAGTGCCTGGCCGACGTGGTGGCCCGGATGCTTCCGTACTGGTACGACGCGATCGTGCCGGACCTGCTCGCCGGCCGGCAGGTACTGGTGGCCGCGCACGGCAACTCGCTGCGGGCGCTGGTCAAGCACCTCGACGGGATCTCCGACGAGGCGATCGCGAAGCTGAACATCCCGACCGGTATCCCGCTGCGCTACGACCTGGACGGCGCGCTGCGCCCGATCAACGCCGGCGGCGACTACCTCGACCCGGACGCCGCCGCGGCGGCGGCCGCCGCCGTGGCCAACCAGGGCCGCTGAGTCAGCGGTCGCGGGTCGGGCCGCTACGCCCGGCCCGACCCGCGACGCACGTCAGTCGTTCGGGGTGACGCCCGTGACGTGGTAGACGACCCGGCGGCCGGCGTTGACGGCGTGGTCGGCGTACCGCTCGTAGAAGCGCCCGAGCAGCGCACCGTCGATCGCGGTCTCCGCGCCGTACGGCCAGTCCTTGCCCAGCAGCGTCTTGAACAGCTGGCGGTGCAGCTCGTCCATGGCGTCGTCGTCGCCGTCGAGCTCTGCCGCGGTCTGCGCGTCCGGGGTCCGCAGCACCTCGATCACCTTGGCGATCATCCGGTCGGCGACCTTCGCCATCTCCGAGAACACCTCGCGCAGCTCGGCCGGTACGGCCGGGGACGGGTGGCGACGCAACGCGGTCTTCGCCACGTGGTCGGCCAGGTCGCCCATCCGCTCCAGCCCGGAGGCCACGTGCAGCGCGGTGATCGCCATCCGCAGGTCGGATGCGACCGGTGCCTGCCGGACCAGCAGGTCGGTGACCCGCTCTTCGACGGTGCGGTACAGCGCGTCGATCTCCGCGTCGCTGACCAGTACCAGCTCGCCGGCCTCCCGGTCGGCCGTCAACAGCGAACCGGTGGCCCGGCGCAGCGCGACCCGCGCCGCCTCCGCCATCGACACCAGCAGGTCGCTGATTTCCTGCAGTTCGGCCTGGAACTCCTCGCGCATGATCGCCTTCCGTCGTCGGGGCCGGCCCGGTGAGCGGTGCCTTCCGGGGTCGACCACACCGTATTGCTGCTGCGGGGCAGTCAGATGAACACGGGTGAACAGAGCGGGGCTGCCGTATGAACATCTGCTGTTCGCGGTGTGATATGTCCTGTTCGGGTGGCTGGCCAGGTTAACAATGACTCTACGATCGCCCCGTGGATTGGGCGGTTCTGGCCGGCGGCGCGGCCGTCGGTGCCGGCGGCGGGCTCGCCGCCGGGCTGCTCCTGGCGCGAGCCCGGGCACGACAACTGGCATCCGCCACGGCGTCTCGCCGTGGCGGGCAGCTCACGCCGACCTACGGGAGGCCGTCGATCGTCGCCAACGACACCGCCGCGCCGGCACCGCAGCGCGGCGTCCTCGACTCGCTGGCCCGCAAGAGCCTCGACTCGCTGCGGGTCGGCGTGGTGGTGCTCGACGCCACCGACGTACCGGTCCTGATCAACCCGGCGGCCCGTGCGATGGGGATGCTCCGGGCCGGGCCCACCCCGGGCAGCATCACCGCGCATCCGATCATCCGCACCCTCGCCGGCCAGGTACGCCGCACCGGCGTACGCCGGGAGGTCGAGCTCGACCTGCCCCGGGGCCGGGAGGGCGGTGCCCAGGACCCGCTCGGTGTGCACCTGCGCGCCGTCGGCCTCAGTGGCAACCACGTCGCGATCGAGGCCGCCGACGTCACCGAGTCACACCGGGTGGCGCGGGTCCGACGGGACTTCGTGGCCAACGTCAGCCACGAGTTGAAGACCCCGATCGGTGCCCTGCAACTGCTCGCCGAGGCGCTGCTGGACGCCACCGACCCGGACAGCGCGGTCGCCGACCCCTCCGAGGACGTCGCTGCCGCGCGGCGCTTCGCCGAACGGATCCAGCACGAGTCGACCAGGCTCGGTCGGCTCGTCAACGAACTGCTCGAACTGACCCGGCTGCAGGGTGCCGAGCCACTGCCCGCGCCGGACCCGATCGCCGTCGACTGGGTGCTCGCCGAGGTGGTGGACCGGACCCGGACCACCGCCGCCGCCCGCCGCATCGAGGTGGTGGTGTGCGGCGAGCGCGGGCTGACCGTCTACGGCAGCGACAGCCAGATCGCCACCGCCGTGGCCAACCTGGTGGAGAACGCCGTCGCCTACTCCGGGGAGGACACCCGGGTCACGGTGACCATCTCCCGCAGCGACGACTACGTCGACATCGCCGTGGCCGACCAGGGCATCGGGATCGCCCCGGACGACGTCGACCGGATCTTCGAGCGGTTCTACCGGGCCGACCAGGCGCGGTCGCGGACCACCGGCGGCACCGGACTGGGGCTGGCCATCGTGAAACACATCGTCACCAACCATGGCGGTCGGGTCGAGGTGTCCAGCACATTGGGTGGAGGGTCGACGTTCACCCTGCGGTTGCCCGCCAGCCCGCCGGACGCTGCCCTGCCGTTGCCCGAATCGGTTGAGATCGAGCTTGGTCCGGCCGCGTCTGACCAGGTCTGAGCGATCAGGCCGGACACACGGAAGGAAAGATCAGTTGGCCCGCGTACTCGTGGTCGAGGATGAGGAATCGTTCTCCGACGCGCTCTCCTACATGCTGCGCAAAGAGGGGTTCGAGGTCTCGGTCGCGCCCACCGGCACGGTGGCGCTCACCGAGTTCGACCGCACCGGCGCGGACATCGTGCTGCTCGACCTGATGCTGCCGGAGATGTCCGGCACCGAGGTCTGCCGGGAGCTGCGGCAGCGTTCCCGGGTGCCGATCATCATGGTCACCGCCCGGGACAGCGAGATCGACAAGGTGGTCGGGCTGGAGATCGGCGCCGACGACTACGTCACCAAGCCGTACTCGCCCCGGGAACTCGTCGCCCGGATCCGTGCCGTGCTGCGCCGGCAGAGCACCGAGGCCGCCGAGCCGGCCACCCCGACGCTGAGCGCCGGCCCGGTCCGGATGGACGTCGAACGGCACGTCGTCACGGTCGCCGGCGCCTCCGTGCAGCTGCCGCTCAAGGAATTCGAACTGCTCGAACTGCTGCTGCGCAACGCCGGCCGGGTGCTGACCCGGGGGCAGCTGATCGACCGGGTGTGGGGCGCCGACTACGTCGGTGACACCAAGACGCTCGACGTCCACGTCAAGCGGCTGCGGTCGAAGATCGAGCCGGAACCGTCGGCGCCGCGCTACATCGTCACGGTCCGTGGCCTGGGCTACAAGTTCGAGCCCTGACCGGCGGCGTACCGCCGGCCGCTGGTCGGTCCACCCGCTGCGCTGGTCGGCCGATCCGGCGGGCCGGTCGGCCGATCCGGCGGGCCGGTCAGTCCGCCTGTCTCGCGGCCGGTGGCCGGCGGGCCGGCGTGGCCGGATGGGCCGCGACCAGACCGCGCCGGGCCCGCGCGGCACACAGTTCGGCAAGGCGGGCGTACGCGGCCTTGCCGATCAGCGCGGTCAGCTCCGGTTCGTAGGACCGGTACATCGGTTCGGTGCCCACGTGTGCCTCCGGCGACGAGGTGCACCACCAGTCCAGGTCGTGGCCGCCGGCACCCCAACCGCGCCGGTCGAACTCGGTGAGCGTGGAGACCAGCACCTTGCTGCCGTCCGGCCGCTTGGTCCACTCCTGGTCCCGGCGGACCGGCAGCTGCCAGCAGACGTCCGGCTTGTACTCCAGCGGGTGCACCCCGTCGCGCAGGGCCTGCGCGTGCAGAGCACACCCACCGCCGCCGGGGAAGTCGGCATCGTTGAGGAACACGCACGGCCCGTCGGCGGAGCGCGTCGCGGTACGCCGGGCCGGGTTCTCGCCGTCGACGGTGTCCATCTCGGTGTAGTTCCTGAACCCGCGCCGGTGGTGCTGCCAGGTCTGCGGCGTGAGCCGCTTCGCCGCCGCCTTGACCCGGTTCTCGTCGTCGGCGTCGGTGAAGAACGCGCCGTGCGAGCAGCAGCCGTCGGCGGCCCGACCGGCGATGATGCCGTGGCAGGACTGCCCGAACACACAGGTCCAGCGCGAGAGCAACCAGGTCAGGTCGGCGCGGACCAGATGCGTGGCGTCGGCCGGATCGGTGAACTCGATCCATTCCCGGGCGAAGTCGAGACCGACCTCCCGGCTGCGGGGGTCGGCCGGGTCGTCGACCAGTACGCGGAGCTCGTCACGGCGTGCCACCTGGCCAGCGTACGCCTGCCAACGCCGGTGAGCTGGGCAGGTGGCCGGCACGGTGCGGGAGACCGGCGGCCCGCCGAGCCGGCATGCCGGCATGCCGGCTCGGCGGGCCGCCGGTCGGTTCGCCGGGTTGGCCTAGGGTGATCACATGCGACTGGGTGTGCTCGACGTCGGTTCCAACACCGTGCACCTGTTGGTGGTGGACGCGCACCCCGGCGCCCACCCGTGGCCGGCGCACTCGGAGAAGTCGTTGCTGCGGCTGGCCGAGCAGATCGGCCCCGACGGTGCGCTCACCCCGGCCGGCGCCGACGCCCTGGTCGCTGCGGTCGCCGCGGCCCGTACGGCGGCCGACCAGTGGCAGACCAGCGACCTGATCGCGTTCGCCACCTCGGCCGTACGCGATGCCACCAACTCGGCGGCGGTGCTCTCCCGGGTCCGGGCCGAGACCGGCGTACACCTGCAGGTGCTCTCCGGCGCCGACGAGGCCCGGATGACGTTCCTGGCGGTCCGCCGCTGGTTCGGCTGGTCGGCTGGTCGGCTGCTGGTGCTCGACATCGGTGGCGGGTCGCTGGAGCTGGCCGCCGGCATCGACGAGGAACCGCACCTGGCCCAGTCGCTGCCGCTGGGGGCGGGCCGGCTCACCCGGGAACGGCTCGGCGTCACCCCGTTCACCACCAGCCCACCGCCGGCCGCGTTCGTCGCCGAACTGCGCGAGTACGTCGACGACCAGGTGCAGCCGCTCATTCCGCAACTACAGGCGCAGGGCTGGGACCAGGCGGTCGGCACCTCCAAGACGTTCCGGACGTTGGCCCGGCTCACCGGCGCGGCGCCGTCGAGCGCCGGGCTGTGGGCACCTCGGCGGCTCACCCGTACCGGCCTGCGGCAGGTGACCGGCTTCATCCGGCACATCCCGCCGGCCGAGCTGCACGAGCTGGAAGGGGTCAGCGCCAGCCGGGGACACCAGCTGCTGGCGGGGGCGGTGGTGGCCGAGTCGGTGATGCGCCAGCTGGGGATCGAGAGCCTGGACATCTGCCCGTGGGCGTTGCGGGAAGGGGTGATCCTGCGCCGGATGGCACAGCTGGAACCCGCTTCGGGCTGGGGTCCGGATCACCGATCGGCGGAGCGCACCACGCCGGGCTAGGCTGGCCAGGTGACCTCCGCGGTACCCGTACTGCTCTCCAGCTCCTCGGTCTTCCCCGAGCCGACGGCGGCCGCTTTCGAGCTGGCCGCCGCCCTCGGCTACGACGGCATCGAGGTGATGGTCTGGACCGACGCGGTCAGTCAGGACGCCGGTGCGCTCAAGGGCCTCGCCGCGCACTACGGGGTGCCGGTGCTCGCCGTGCACGCCCCGTGCCTGCTGGTCACCCAGCGGGTGTGGAGCGCCGACCCGTGGGAGCGGCTGCGGCGCTCCGCGGTGCTCGCCGAGACCCTCGGCGCGCCGACCGTGGTGGTGCATCCGCCGTTCAGCTGGCAGCGTGACTACGCGCGTACCTTCGCCGACGGGCTGCGGACCATGCAGGCCGCCCACCCGGACCTACGGTTCGCGGTGGAGAACATGTTCCCGGTACGGATGGCCGGCCGCGAGTTCGTCCCCTACCAGCCCGGCTGGGATCCGACCACGGTCGGCTACGACTCGTACACCCTCGATCTGTCGCACTGCGCGGCCTCCCGGGCCGACGCGCTCGCCCTGGCCGACTCGATGGGCGGTGGGCTCGAGCACGTGCACCTCGGTGACGGCAGCGGCCTCGGCCGCGACGAACACCTGGTCCCCGGGCGGGGCAACCAGCCCTGCGCCGAGCTGCTCGGCTCACTGGCCGGTCGGGGGTTCCGGGGTGCGGTCGCCGTCGAGGTCGCGACCCGTGGTGCCCGCAGCCGTACGCTGCGCGAAGCCGATCTGCGGGAAGCGCTCGAATTCGCCCGCCGGCACCTGACCGTGGCCGGCGACAGCCAGGACGCCGCCGTCACCGGCGACCGGCGGTCGGGCAACCGGTAGCCGGCGACGGCACCGCGCGACCGTCGGTCAGGAGACCGGCAGCAGCGAGGTCTCCTCGGCGGCCCGCTTGCGGGCCCGGTGCGCCGCCACGTGCGACCGGGTGGCGCACCGCTCGGAGCAGAACCGGCGGCAACAGTTCGACGAGGTGTCCAGGTAGACGTTGCCGCACCGGGCGTCCGCGCAGACGCCGAAGCGGGAACTGCCGTACTCGCACAGCCACACCGACAGGCCCCAGACCGCGCCGGCCAGATACTCGGAACTGACCGACGCGCCGCGACTGGTCACGTGCATGTGCCAGTCGTTGGCGTCGTGCCCGGAGATGCGTGGCTGGACCGGGTACGCCTCCAGCAAGGTGTTCAGCTCGGTGACCGCGTCGCCGTCGCGACCGGTGGTGCCGTACTCGAAGACGTCCCGCAGTCGTTTGGCCGCCCGCCGGAACACCGGGACGTCCCGCTCGGCGACCTCGTCGAGCATCCAGAGGTGCTCGCCGTGGAACAGCGCCTTCAGGTCGTCGAGGTCAGCGAGCGGGGAGTTGACCAGATCAACCGCGGTCCGCGCGTACGCGTCGAAGTCCACCAGACAACCGTAGACGATTCAGCCGGCCCGGTGGGCCGCCACGTAGTGCGGCAGGAAGCGGGCGTACCCGTCGGTGATCAGGCCGCTGCTCTCCCGCAGCCCGGCACCGGCCGACTCGCCGGCGACCACCCAGCTGCCCAGCACCAGATGGTTGCCGTCGAACGCCGGCAATGCCCGGAACTGCTGGTAGCACCAGCCTTCCGAGCCGTAGTCACCCGGACTGTGCACCTCGCCGGAGCGGGTCACGATCCGTACCGCCGCGCCTTCGCGGCCGAGCAGCGGCTTGGCGACGTACTCCGGCATGTCCCGAGGGCCGTCCAGGTACGCCGGCAGCAGGTACGGATGGTCCGGGTACAGCTCCCAGAGCACCGCCAGCAGCGCCTTGTTCGACAGCAGCAGCTTCCACGCCGGTTCGATCCAGGTCGTCGGGGTGCCGGGTTCGAGCGCCAACCGGCCGTACGGCTCCGCCAGCATCCACTCCCACGGGTACAGCTTGAAGCAGGTCGTCACCGGCTGGTCGGTGTCGTCGACGAAGCGCCGGCCGTCCCAGCCGATGTCCAGCATCGCCAGCAGATGCGGTGCCAGCCCGGCCTGCCGGGCGGTCTCCGCCAGGTAGCCGGCGGTCATCAGATCCTCGCCGGTGGTCTCCTCGCTGGACCAGGCCACGTGCAGCATCGGCTGGTGCAGCCCGGCCTTGATCTGCGCCCACGTCGCGACCAGCCGCTCGTGCAGGCTGTTCCACTGGTCCAGCTCCGGCCGGGTGTCCTCCAGCCAGTACCACTGCACGATCGCCGCCTCGACCAGGGCGGTCGGGGTGTCGGCGTTGTACTCCAGCAGCTTCGGCGGCCAGGAGCCGTCGTACCAGAGGTCGAACCGGCCGTACAGGGTCGGTGGCTGTTCGCGCAGCGACCGGGCGACCGCGTCGGCCGCCCACGCCGGGATGCCGAAGTCGGCGTACCGCCGGCGGGCCACCACGTGCTCGGCGGCGGCCACCGCCATCCGGTGCAGCTCCTCGGTCGCCTCCTCCAGCCGCAGCACCTCCGGCAGCTCCAGGGCGTAGCAGGCGGATTCGTCCCAGTAGGACATCACCGCGCCGTCGGGCAGCTCGGTGTCGACGTACACCAGGCCCTGCTGGCGCACGGTCGCGTCCCAGCCCGGGCGGGGCCGGCAGACCTCCCGGTGCACCCTCAGCCGCCGCAGGAGGCGAGGTGGGTGCCGAACCCGCCCCGGTCGGGTACGGCCGCCGTCGACGTGCCCGAACCGGTCCGGTCCGCCGGGTCCGCCGCCGCACCGGTCGCCAGCG from Solwaraspora sp. WMMD791 includes:
- a CDS encoding MFS transporter; translation: MRGAQGWLQRTAGGLPRTFWYLWTGSLINRLGSFVVIFLAIYLTAERGLSEAQAGLVLGAWGAGGAVGTLLGGTFADRWGRRPTLLTAHLGTATMLLALGLAQRWWLLLLGAALLGMCNEGARPAYGAMMIDVVPAADRLRAFSLNYWAVNLGYAFAAVLAGLAAQVDYFLLFAVNAATTLATAAIVFVAVGETRPEAAGPAAGTAGLATRPAGLRTVFADRVFLGFVGLNVLLAVVFMQHGAMLPISMAADGLSPATFGAVIALNGVLIVAGQLFVPRFIAGRSRSHVLALAAVIVGLGFGLTAAADVAWFYAVTVLIWTVGEMLNSPSNATLIAELTPPQVRGRYQGVFSLSWSAAAFIAPIVGGAVWQYAGDTVLWLGCAVIGAAVAIGQLLAGPARERRAAELRATELRAADRRTAAASRTTVVARSE
- a CDS encoding phosphoglyceromutase, which encodes MERMTVGTLVLLRHGESEWNAKNLFTGWVDVDLTAKGEAEARRGGELLAQHNLLPDIVHTSVLRRAIRTSELALHTADRGWIPVRRSWRLNERHYGALQGKNKKQTLEEYGEEQFMLWRRSYDTPPPPIADDDDWSQVGEARYRELPPELMPRTECLADVVARMLPYWYDAIVPDLLAGRQVLVAAHGNSLRALVKHLDGISDEAIAKLNIPTGIPLRYDLDGALRPINAGGDYLDPDAAAAAAAAVANQGR
- the phoU gene encoding phosphate signaling complex protein PhoU, whose amino-acid sequence is MREEFQAELQEISDLLVSMAEAARVALRRATGSLLTADREAGELVLVSDAEIDALYRTVEERVTDLLVRQAPVASDLRMAITALHVASGLERMGDLADHVAKTALRRHPSPAVPAELREVFSEMAKVADRMIAKVIEVLRTPDAQTAAELDGDDDAMDELHRQLFKTLLGKDWPYGAETAIDGALLGRFYERYADHAVNAGRRVVYHVTGVTPND
- a CDS encoding ATP-binding protein — encoded protein: MDWAVLAGGAAVGAGGGLAAGLLLARARARQLASATASRRGGQLTPTYGRPSIVANDTAAPAPQRGVLDSLARKSLDSLRVGVVVLDATDVPVLINPAARAMGMLRAGPTPGSITAHPIIRTLAGQVRRTGVRREVELDLPRGREGGAQDPLGVHLRAVGLSGNHVAIEAADVTESHRVARVRRDFVANVSHELKTPIGALQLLAEALLDATDPDSAVADPSEDVAAARRFAERIQHESTRLGRLVNELLELTRLQGAEPLPAPDPIAVDWVLAEVVDRTRTTAAARRIEVVVCGERGLTVYGSDSQIATAVANLVENAVAYSGEDTRVTVTISRSDDYVDIAVADQGIGIAPDDVDRIFERFYRADQARSRTTGGTGLGLAIVKHIVTNHGGRVEVSSTLGGGSTFTLRLPASPPDAALPLPESVEIELGPAASDQV
- a CDS encoding response regulator transcription factor, which codes for MARVLVVEDEESFSDALSYMLRKEGFEVSVAPTGTVALTEFDRTGADIVLLDLMLPEMSGTEVCRELRQRSRVPIIMVTARDSEIDKVVGLEIGADDYVTKPYSPRELVARIRAVLRRQSTEAAEPATPTLSAGPVRMDVERHVVTVAGASVQLPLKEFELLELLLRNAGRVLTRGQLIDRVWGADYVGDTKTLDVHVKRLRSKIEPEPSAPRYIVTVRGLGYKFEP
- a CDS encoding Ppx/GppA phosphatase family protein is translated as MRLGVLDVGSNTVHLLVVDAHPGAHPWPAHSEKSLLRLAEQIGPDGALTPAGADALVAAVAAARTAADQWQTSDLIAFATSAVRDATNSAAVLSRVRAETGVHLQVLSGADEARMTFLAVRRWFGWSAGRLLVLDIGGGSLELAAGIDEEPHLAQSLPLGAGRLTRERLGVTPFTTSPPPAAFVAELREYVDDQVQPLIPQLQAQGWDQAVGTSKTFRTLARLTGAAPSSAGLWAPRRLTRTGLRQVTGFIRHIPPAELHELEGVSASRGHQLLAGAVVAESVMRQLGIESLDICPWALREGVILRRMAQLEPASGWGPDHRSAERTTPG
- a CDS encoding sugar phosphate isomerase/epimerase gives rise to the protein MTSAVPVLLSSSSVFPEPTAAAFELAAALGYDGIEVMVWTDAVSQDAGALKGLAAHYGVPVLAVHAPCLLVTQRVWSADPWERLRRSAVLAETLGAPTVVVHPPFSWQRDYARTFADGLRTMQAAHPDLRFAVENMFPVRMAGREFVPYQPGWDPTTVGYDSYTLDLSHCAASRADALALADSMGGGLEHVHLGDGSGLGRDEHLVPGRGNQPCAELLGSLAGRGFRGAVAVEVATRGARSRTLREADLREALEFARRHLTVAGDSQDAAVTGDRRSGNR
- a CDS encoding CGNR zinc finger domain-containing protein, which translates into the protein MDFDAYARTAVDLVNSPLADLDDLKALFHGEHLWMLDEVAERDVPVFRRAAKRLRDVFEYGTTGRDGDAVTELNTLLEAYPVQPRISGHDANDWHMHVTSRGASVSSEYLAGAVWGLSVWLCEYGSSRFGVCADARCGNVYLDTSSNCCRRFCSERCATRSHVAAHRARKRAAEETSLLPVS
- a CDS encoding glutathionylspermidine synthase family protein — its product is MRQQGLVYVDTELPDGAVMSYWDESACYALELPEVLRLEEATEELHRMAVAAAEHVVARRRYADFGIPAWAADAVARSLREQPPTLYGRFDLWYDGSWPPKLLEYNADTPTALVEAAIVQWYWLEDTRPELDQWNSLHERLVATWAQIKAGLHQPMLHVAWSSEETTGEDLMTAGYLAETARQAGLAPHLLAMLDIGWDGRRFVDDTDQPVTTCFKLYPWEWMLAEPYGRLALEPGTPTTWIEPAWKLLLSNKALLAVLWELYPDHPYLLPAYLDGPRDMPEYVAKPLLGREGAAVRIVTRSGEVHSPGDYGSEGWCYQQFRALPAFDGNHLVLGSWVVAGESAGAGLRESSGLITDGYARFLPHYVAAHRAG